A segment of the bacterium genome:
CCGGGCTTGCGCACCAACCAGTCGATGATGTGCCGGTAGTCCACCCGATGCTTGCCCCGGCCCCGCAGCCGCGGCATCTGTTCGACTTTGCGACCGGCGTACCAAACCTCGACGGTTTCCGTGTTGAGCCGCGCCTCGACCTGCTCGCCGATCAGCCGGCTGTTCACCGAGTAGGCGTTGCGGTCGACGTAGATGATGCTGCCCGAGTCGACCTTCGCTTTCACCCGCTTCGTGCTCTCCAGCCGCCGCTCCGGCAGCGCCCGCAGGTACTGCATCTCGGCCGCCAGGCGCTCGCGCCGGCCGGCGTTTAACTGCGCTAGCAACAATCGTAGGAACTCCTTGTAGTCCGCTATCGAGGCAAAGTCCCGGCTGTCGCGGAGCAGCAGCGCCTGATCAATGGCGCGTTTCAAGCGGTGATGGCGTTGCTCGACATCTCCGTTCTCGTTGGCTTTGCCGGCCTGAATCTTCCGCCCTTCCAGCCGGTGATGCCGCAGCAGCGCCTCGTAGCGCGAGGTGAACTCCTTCTCGTCGCTCATGTTGTTCACCGCCGTTGAAAGCCGGTCGGTCTGGTGTTCCAGCGGGACACCGCCCAGTTCCCACAAGGCGTTCTGCAGACCTTCGCTCAAGCTCTCGAAACTCTCCGAGTAGCACAGCGTGACCGCTTCCCAGTTCGAGTAGGTCAGCACG
Coding sequences within it:
- a CDS encoding IS21 family transposase, which translates into the protein MSKTEKTQELAAAKAGMDVKTARKYLGDGRLPSERKPERTWRTRPDLFERVWEEVRQQIDLNPGLEAKTLFEALQRKYPGEFADGQLRTLQRQIKRWRATEGPGREVFFAQKHVPGRLSQSDFTYMNELGITIGGQSFPHMLYHFVLTYSNWEAVTLCYSESFESLSEGLQNALWELGGVPLEHQTDRLSTAVNNMSDEKEFTSRYEALLRHHRLEGRKIQAGKANENGDVEQRHHRLKRAIDQALLLRDSRDFASIADYKEFLRLLLAQLNAGRRERLAAEMQYLRALPERRLESTKRVKAKVDSGSIIYVDRNAYSVNSRLIGEQVEARLNTETVEVWYAGRKVEQMPRLRGRGKHRVDYRHIIDWLVRKPG